One Edaphobacter lichenicola DNA window includes the following coding sequences:
- a CDS encoding winged helix-turn-helix domain-containing protein, whose translation MKKKNPSAEVTLSEDQFQAIARALSDPRRVAILQQVGACEGMECSALREHESISPATVSHHMKELSEAGLLEIKRVGRGANLSLCRRVLDAYVRRLSSI comes from the coding sequence ATGAAGAAGAAGAATCCGAGCGCGGAGGTGACCTTGTCGGAGGATCAGTTTCAGGCGATCGCTCGTGCCCTGAGTGATCCGCGCCGGGTTGCCATTCTGCAGCAGGTGGGGGCCTGCGAGGGGATGGAGTGCAGCGCGCTGCGGGAGCATGAGTCGATCAGTCCGGCGACGGTGTCCCACCATATGAAGGAGTTGAGCGAGGCGGGGTTGCTTGAGATAAAACGCGTTGGCCGAGGCGCGAATCTCTCTCTGTGCCGGCGGGTGCTCGATGCTTACGTCAGACGGCTTTCCTCTATTTAG
- a CDS encoding SDR family NAD(P)-dependent oxidoreductase: MGKLAGKIAVVTGASKGIGAEIAKELAAQGASVVVNYASSKEGADKVVAEIVKAGGKAIAVGGSVAKAAEIDALFAATKKAYGRVDILVNNAGVYEFAPLEGITEESIDRMLGINVKGLLLATRAGVALFPAEGGSVINIGSVASDQTPPMSATYSGTKGAVDAITRVFAKELGPKKIRVNSVNPGPVVTEGFKSAGVEGSDFEKQMLQSTPLGRIGQPNDVSTVVAFLASDDAKWVTGSLLQVAGGMR; the protein is encoded by the coding sequence ATGGGAAAGCTTGCAGGGAAGATAGCGGTTGTAACTGGCGCGTCGAAGGGTATTGGCGCTGAGATTGCGAAGGAGTTGGCGGCGCAGGGCGCGTCTGTCGTGGTGAACTACGCGTCGAGCAAAGAGGGCGCCGATAAGGTCGTCGCAGAGATTGTGAAGGCCGGTGGAAAGGCGATTGCCGTGGGCGGCAGCGTGGCGAAGGCTGCGGAGATTGACGCGCTCTTTGCTGCGACGAAGAAGGCTTATGGCAGGGTCGATATTCTGGTGAACAATGCCGGGGTGTATGAGTTCGCTCCGCTGGAGGGGATTACGGAGGAGTCGATCGACCGGATGCTGGGCATCAATGTGAAGGGATTGTTGCTCGCGACCAGGGCTGGTGTGGCTCTGTTTCCGGCAGAGGGCGGCAGCGTGATCAATATTGGATCGGTTGCGAGTGACCAGACGCCACCGATGTCGGCGACGTACAGCGGCACGAAGGGCGCGGTGGATGCGATTACGCGCGTGTTTGCGAAGGAGCTGGGGCCGAAGAAGATTCGGGTGAACTCGGTAAACCCCGGGCCCGTGGTAACGGAGGGCTTCAAGTCGGCTGGGGTTGAGGGAAGCGATTTTGAAAAGCAGATGCTGCAGAGCACGCCGCTCGGCCGTATCGGACAGCCGAATGATGTGTCCACCGTGGTTGCATTCCTGGCTTCGGACGATGCCAAGTGGGTGACCGGTTCGCTGCTGCAGGTTGCGGGTGGGATGCGGTAA
- a CDS encoding SDR family NAD(P)-dependent oxidoreductase: MVTGAGQGIGHAIALALAERGARVIATDLKPPHETARKIGLTATSLQLDVTQEADWRSAYVKSLEVGEVDIVVNNAGYFPNRLIEELDLPTWRRTMATNLDSHFLSAKYFLPAMRKKKWGRFVGISSNMVGLAIPGMSHYIASKMGIIGFMRGLANDVANDGITANAVLPGLINTLATAPQSDEQKRATWEQQAIKRMGEPEDVSGAILFLTSDDAAGQAIVVDGGQYRIG, translated from the coding sequence TTGGTCACCGGCGCCGGCCAAGGCATCGGCCACGCGATCGCACTGGCATTGGCAGAACGAGGCGCGCGGGTGATTGCGACCGATCTCAAACCGCCGCACGAAACCGCAAGGAAGATTGGCCTGACGGCAACCTCGCTTCAACTTGATGTGACTCAGGAAGCGGATTGGCGTTCGGCATACGTCAAGAGCCTGGAGGTTGGCGAGGTGGATATCGTCGTGAACAACGCGGGTTATTTCCCGAACCGCCTTATCGAGGAACTCGATCTGCCGACGTGGCGAAGGACGATGGCTACTAATCTCGACTCGCACTTCCTGAGCGCGAAGTACTTCTTACCCGCGATGAGAAAGAAGAAGTGGGGCCGCTTTGTCGGCATATCGTCAAACATGGTCGGCTTAGCGATACCCGGTATGAGCCACTACATCGCTTCAAAGATGGGAATCATCGGGTTCATGAGAGGTTTGGCGAACGACGTTGCAAACGACGGCATTACCGCGAACGCGGTCTTGCCCGGTCTGATCAATACTCTGGCAACTGCGCCTCAATCGGATGAGCAAAAGCGCGCCACCTGGGAACAGCAGGCCATCAAGCGTATGGGGGAGCCGGAGGACGTCTCAGGTGCGATTTTGTTTTTGACAAGCGATGATGCTGCCGGGCAGGCAATTGTGGTTGATGGTGGTCAGTACCGCATCGGCTAA
- a CDS encoding cupin domain-containing protein has translation MSTISNTVAIPADDTRRNLVVRNPDNSGAQHLGVVGDTYTILLSGADTAGRFTLIDMHVPPGGGPPPHRHDFEESFTLLDGELEATFRGEKRTVRAGETIHIPANAPHQFHNASSKPVRMLCICSPAGQEEFFKELGAVVATRTTPPPRLDAAQEAAFLKKAIELAPKYRTELLREAK, from the coding sequence ATGTCTACGATATCCAACACGGTAGCGATTCCGGCCGACGACACGCGGCGGAATCTGGTGGTTCGAAACCCGGATAACAGCGGTGCCCAGCATCTCGGGGTCGTGGGCGACACCTACACGATCCTGCTGTCTGGAGCAGATACTGCAGGTCGATTCACTCTGATCGATATGCATGTTCCTCCCGGAGGCGGGCCTCCCCCGCATCGGCATGATTTCGAGGAGAGCTTTACTCTTCTCGACGGGGAACTCGAGGCGACCTTCCGAGGGGAGAAGCGGACGGTGCGCGCTGGAGAGACGATTCACATTCCAGCGAACGCTCCTCACCAGTTTCATAATGCCTCGTCGAAGCCGGTGAGGATGCTCTGCATCTGCTCGCCGGCAGGCCAGGAGGAGTTCTTCAAAGAGTTGGGAGCAGTGGTTGCGACGCGTACCACACCGCCTCCCAGGCTCGATGCAGCACAGGAAGCGGCGTTCCTCAAGAAGGCAATTGAACTGGCTCCGAAGTACCGAACCGAACTGCTCAGAGAAGCGAAGTAG
- a CDS encoding NHL repeat-containing protein, with translation MWWISYRGESKHGVNNIDVFEDDGSPRKIHPLLLDPYAAEPLHIARGFALVGDDLYIANAWRKDSHIARYHRHGDSFRFEEVLAKTEQVAAMVHPFDVDLGDDGRIYISCQDTNTVVSLVPQTRQPAPVAEHLRMRYPDGKFLPGTLVASSQGRLPGYGDRTPLDVPSPLGLSVVLDEQGKPRRSVRGIVVHRKHLYVADEAGDAVKVFLVESGELMAHITEHALKAPVHLLLLGETLYIGAAGTGSILALDLTSTPPSGKLKARVVIDGKLDTPSGFAIGPDGDLYVAERKKQRVLRFSPEGKKKGTFMEGLPDMPEFLVYVP, from the coding sequence GTGTGGTGGATCAGCTATCGGGGTGAATCGAAGCACGGTGTCAACAACATCGACGTCTTCGAGGACGACGGCTCCCCGCGCAAGATACATCCCCTGCTCCTCGATCCCTATGCCGCCGAGCCGCTGCACATTGCGCGCGGCTTCGCCTTGGTGGGCGACGACCTCTACATCGCGAACGCGTGGCGCAAGGATAGCCACATCGCACGCTACCACCGGCACGGCGACTCCTTCCGCTTCGAGGAGGTGCTGGCGAAGACCGAGCAGGTTGCAGCGATGGTGCACCCCTTCGACGTGGATCTGGGCGACGATGGTCGCATCTACATCTCCTGTCAGGACACCAACACCGTAGTGTCGCTTGTGCCCCAGACCCGCCAGCCCGCACCCGTGGCCGAGCACCTGCGCATGCGCTATCCCGACGGGAAGTTCCTCCCCGGCACGCTCGTCGCGTCCAGCCAGGGAAGGCTGCCCGGGTACGGTGACCGCACGCCGCTCGATGTGCCATCGCCTCTCGGCCTTAGCGTCGTGCTCGACGAGCAAGGCAAACCACGGCGCTCGGTGCGCGGCATCGTCGTGCACCGCAAGCATCTGTATGTGGCGGACGAAGCCGGCGACGCCGTGAAGGTCTTTCTGGTGGAGTCCGGCGAGTTGATGGCCCACATCACCGAGCACGCGCTCAAGGCGCCCGTGCACCTGCTCCTGCTCGGCGAGACGCTCTACATCGGCGCCGCGGGCACCGGCAGCATCCTCGCGCTGGACCTGACCTCCACACCGCCGAGCGGCAAGCTCAAGGCGCGCGTGGTAATCGACGGAAAACTCGATACCCCCTCCGGCTTTGCCATCGGGCCCGACGGCGATCTCTACGTCGCCGAGCGAAAGAAGCAGCGGGTGCTGCGCTTTTCCCCCGAGGGAAAGAAAAAGGGGACGTTCATGGAAGGCCTTCCGGACATGCCGGAGTTCCTCGTCTACGTTCCCTGA
- the thiD gene encoding bifunctional hydroxymethylpyrimidine kinase/phosphomethylpyrimidine kinase, whose amino-acid sequence MMQTVLTIAGFDPSSGAGVTADLMVFAAHGLFGTSCVTGLTVQSTLGVRDSLPVPVEMVRATLACLESDLPAAGIKIGMLGTAANVVAVAEFLEGLRGRGWRVPVVLDPVIRSSSGRELLDAEGVGALRDRLLPLVDWVTPNLDELGVLAGRIVMQRGDMPKAARDLQAMGTGLNVVATGGHLMPPDDLLLRVGGEMDWLPGEQIVSRSTHGTGCAFSSALLSRVVLGDAPLAAARMAKRYVAEAIRTAEPRGAGLGPVNPLWPLREE is encoded by the coding sequence ATGATGCAGACCGTTTTGACGATTGCTGGATTCGACCCCTCGTCGGGTGCGGGTGTGACCGCCGACCTGATGGTGTTTGCGGCGCATGGGCTGTTTGGGACCTCGTGCGTTACGGGGCTGACGGTGCAGTCGACGCTGGGGGTGCGGGACAGCTTGCCGGTGCCGGTGGAGATGGTGCGGGCTACACTTGCTTGTCTCGAGAGCGATCTGCCGGCGGCGGGGATCAAGATTGGAATGCTGGGAACGGCGGCGAATGTGGTCGCGGTGGCGGAGTTTCTTGAGGGGCTGCGCGGGCGTGGGTGGCGGGTTCCGGTGGTGCTGGATCCGGTGATCCGGTCAAGCTCGGGAAGGGAACTGCTGGATGCGGAAGGGGTGGGGGCGCTGCGGGATAGGCTGCTGCCGCTGGTGGATTGGGTGACGCCGAATCTTGACGAGCTGGGGGTTTTGGCGGGGCGGATCGTGATGCAGCGGGGGGATATGCCGAAGGCGGCGCGGGATCTGCAGGCGATGGGAACGGGGCTGAATGTGGTGGCGACGGGTGGGCATCTGATGCCGCCGGACGATCTGCTGCTGCGCGTGGGCGGGGAGATGGATTGGCTGCCGGGGGAGCAGATTGTGAGCCGGTCGACGCATGGGACGGGGTGTGCGTTTTCGAGCGCGCTGCTGAGCAGGGTGGTGCTGGGGGATGCTCCGCTGGCTGCGGCGAGGATGGCGAAGCGGTATGTGGCGGAGGCGATTCGGACGGCGGAGCCGAGGGGCGCGGGGCTGGGGCCGGTGAATCCGCTGTGGCCTCTGCGGGAGGAGTAG
- the thiS gene encoding sulfur carrier protein ThiS, with the protein MALTVILNGQSRSFDALEEAANLEQLVVELGLKGDRVAIEHNGEIAPRSQWAQTVLHGGDRLEVVHFVGGGV; encoded by the coding sequence ATGGCACTTACGGTGATCTTGAATGGCCAGTCCCGCAGCTTTGACGCACTTGAGGAAGCTGCCAACCTTGAACAACTCGTCGTGGAGCTGGGATTGAAGGGCGACCGTGTGGCGATCGAACACAATGGGGAGATCGCTCCTCGCTCGCAGTGGGCCCAGACGGTTTTGCACGGAGGGGACCGGCTCGAGGTGGTTCACTTTGTCGGGGGCGGAGTTTGA
- a CDS encoding glycosyltransferase family 4 protein — translation MRIVQTVFGVFHHFELARQLHRRGHLQRIYSTWPWTRLKREGLPYEVVETFPWVHTPEILMQRFGIHHPYLMDQISYANALSFDEWTLRRTRAAATPDALIAISGSSLKTGREIQSRGGRLICDRGSSHQRYQETIVSDEYQRWNVTRPVTDIRDILREEKIYNISDAITVPSSFAARSFVEMGVPAEKLHVIPYGVRLESFTRTGEPPADRFEVLFAGSVTLRKGVPYLLEAFAQLRHPAKRLRLAGSIHPDMKTVLDRLPQQQVEFLGPLPQEQLAALMSTSHVMVLPSIEEGLALVQGQALACGCPVLCSTNTGGEDLFTNGVEGFVVPVRDAAALTERMQQLADDPALQSQMSEAALRRVQLLGGWDDYGDRWESLLKHLIAKEAPNETPRQTPPPTK, via the coding sequence ATGCGAATCGTTCAGACGGTCTTCGGTGTCTTTCATCACTTTGAACTCGCCCGCCAACTTCACCGCCGAGGCCATCTCCAGCGCATCTACTCCACCTGGCCCTGGACCCGCCTTAAGCGCGAAGGCCTCCCCTACGAAGTCGTCGAGACCTTCCCCTGGGTTCACACCCCCGAAATCCTCATGCAACGCTTTGGCATTCACCATCCATACCTAATGGATCAAATAAGTTATGCCAACGCGCTCTCCTTCGATGAGTGGACCCTCCGCCGCACCCGCGCCGCCGCAACCCCAGACGCCCTCATCGCCATCTCCGGCTCCAGCCTAAAAACCGGCCGCGAGATCCAGTCTCGTGGAGGCCGCCTCATCTGCGACCGCGGCTCCTCGCACCAGCGCTACCAGGAGACAATCGTCTCGGACGAGTACCAGCGCTGGAATGTAACCCGTCCCGTTACCGACATCCGCGACATCCTCCGCGAAGAAAAAATCTACAATATCTCGGACGCCATCACCGTCCCCTCTAGCTTCGCCGCCCGCTCCTTCGTAGAAATGGGCGTCCCCGCCGAAAAGCTCCACGTCATCCCCTATGGCGTTCGCCTTGAAAGCTTCACCCGCACGGGCGAGCCTCCCGCCGATCGTTTCGAGGTGCTCTTTGCCGGCTCCGTCACCCTACGCAAGGGAGTTCCCTACCTGCTCGAGGCCTTCGCCCAGCTGCGTCATCCCGCAAAGCGCCTGCGCCTCGCCGGGTCCATCCATCCCGATATGAAGACCGTCCTCGACCGCCTCCCTCAACAGCAGGTCGAGTTCCTCGGCCCACTTCCGCAGGAACAGCTCGCAGCCCTCATGAGCACCAGCCACGTCATGGTCCTCCCCAGCATCGAAGAGGGTCTGGCACTGGTCCAGGGTCAAGCCCTCGCCTGTGGCTGCCCGGTTCTCTGCTCGACAAACACGGGCGGCGAAGACCTCTTCACCAACGGCGTAGAAGGCTTCGTAGTCCCGGTTCGCGACGCAGCCGCCCTCACCGAGCGCATGCAGCAACTCGCCGACGACCCCGCCCTCCAATCGCAGATGAGCGAGGCCGCCCTTCGTCGCGTCCAGCTTCTCGGAGGCTGGGACGACTACGGCGACCGCTGGGAGTCTCTTCTAAAGCATCTGATAGCGAAAGAGGCACCGAACGAAACGCCTCGTCAAACTCCGCCCCCGACAAAGTGA
- a CDS encoding acyltransferase family protein, translating to MRSTNADTASTFEKTLQGDPTDLEAGLPLSMKRHDSIQILRAIAALLVVYVHSLFVVSGHAVSRQSHFFNLTNFGACGVDIFFTISGFILSTVAMSVRPTHPSLPHGAIDFLLRRFIRIFPIYWILSFFFVLIQWKLHHLTTAWLLNSYLLLPSLRFPMPPPLIFIGWTLIFEMFFYYTLTLNLFFGAARVVERTILTILAFIVVGGLLGFHQPVLILVANPLNIEFIFGCLIGLAYARFGKRHALGTVLLATGSLWLLSTLFFGDYNLGDARYVLNGALSWYRIFLWGIPAAMITAGLVFRFTQITSPIGRLGVFLGDASYSIYLVTLLVFYGYDRLYPHLARLGPDTNVVLAFLSVALIGPLCYLYVERPVTRLLTAKYHRPAVQSAP from the coding sequence ATGCGCAGCACGAACGCGGATACCGCATCTACCTTCGAAAAGACACTCCAGGGCGACCCCACTGACCTTGAAGCCGGTCTCCCTCTCTCGATGAAAAGACACGACTCGATCCAGATCCTTCGCGCGATCGCGGCCCTGCTCGTCGTCTACGTCCACTCCCTCTTTGTCGTCTCAGGGCACGCAGTCTCCCGCCAAAGTCACTTCTTCAACCTCACCAACTTTGGCGCCTGCGGCGTCGACATATTCTTTACGATCAGCGGATTCATCCTCTCCACCGTCGCCATGAGCGTCCGCCCCACTCATCCCAGCCTGCCCCACGGCGCAATCGACTTTCTCCTTCGCCGCTTCATCCGCATCTTTCCCATCTACTGGATCCTCTCCTTCTTCTTTGTTCTGATTCAGTGGAAGCTACACCATCTAACCACTGCCTGGCTCCTCAACTCCTACCTCCTGCTTCCCTCGCTGCGCTTTCCCATGCCGCCGCCGCTCATCTTCATCGGCTGGACGCTCATCTTCGAGATGTTCTTCTACTACACTCTCACTCTCAATCTCTTCTTCGGCGCCGCACGTGTCGTCGAACGAACCATCCTCACCATCCTTGCCTTCATCGTTGTCGGCGGCCTGCTCGGCTTCCACCAGCCCGTGCTCATTCTGGTGGCCAATCCCCTCAACATCGAGTTCATCTTCGGCTGTCTCATCGGCCTGGCCTACGCGCGTTTCGGCAAGCGCCACGCCCTCGGCACTGTGCTGCTCGCCACCGGGTCGCTATGGCTTCTCTCCACCCTCTTCTTCGGCGACTACAACCTCGGCGACGCCAGATATGTCCTCAACGGAGCCCTCAGCTGGTATCGCATCTTTCTCTGGGGCATTCCCGCCGCCATGATCACCGCAGGCCTCGTCTTCCGCTTCACGCAGATCACGTCCCCCATCGGGCGTCTCGGCGTCTTCCTCGGCGACGCGTCCTACTCCATCTACCTCGTCACGCTCCTCGTCTTCTACGGATACGATCGCCTCTATCCCCATCTCGCGCGTCTAGGCCCCGACACGAATGTGGTCCTCGCCTTTCTGTCCGTCGCTCTCATCGGCCCCCTCTGCTATCTCTACGTCGAGAGGCCTGTGACCCGGCTCCTAACCGCTAAGTATCATCGCCCCGCAGTCCAATCTGCTCCCTGA
- a CDS encoding glycosyltransferase family 87 protein, with protein MRILFALLTVWFAVFVTITIAHSIHWPMVHDSPILLYMVYLSEHGMRLYRDIVEVQFPGSLLLYSLERHLFGPGDLAFRLFDLCGLVVALASMLVITRRRELWFAAVFGFSFFVLEHTGTWASIIGLGQRDFFMTCLLGAGVAFLLESFHRQRPLLILFFGLSVALASTIKPTASVFLLLALPTVLALRKRQLPLRAYLGYLLAGFAAGIALILAYLLYEKALGAFLHLEWTMVPVYATTASMGFRKMLPAIFDPIHVLPEVAIGSLLLVALQPSLRNNLDQQVLLLASALGAASYFLQHKGFLYHRTPFYFFFFLWAGWVLVATIRQSSATYKWLALALVLFSAALYPRLSRPARWDRWNEGALQSDLVALHASDAPGEVQCLDVTSGCLNVLLQMNITMATGYVNDTVFFLDRNDARVEHLRDDFLAQLKKSNPRIIVLTNEQWPTYGAHGYEKLQFWPRFTDLLDENYVLSIQRGGDAQHERGYRIYLRKDTPGRPH; from the coding sequence TTGCGCATTTTGTTCGCTCTCCTCACCGTCTGGTTCGCGGTCTTCGTAACCATCACCATCGCTCACTCCATCCACTGGCCCATGGTGCACGACAGCCCCATCCTGCTCTACATGGTCTACCTGAGCGAGCACGGGATGCGTCTCTATCGTGACATCGTCGAAGTACAGTTTCCCGGATCGCTTCTTCTTTACAGCCTCGAAAGGCACCTCTTCGGCCCCGGCGATCTCGCATTCCGCCTCTTCGATCTCTGCGGCCTGGTCGTAGCTCTAGCCTCCATGCTCGTCATCACGCGCCGCCGAGAGCTCTGGTTCGCCGCTGTCTTCGGCTTCTCTTTCTTTGTGCTGGAGCATACCGGCACCTGGGCCAGCATCATCGGCCTGGGCCAGCGAGACTTCTTCATGACCTGCCTGCTCGGGGCCGGTGTCGCCTTCTTACTTGAATCCTTCCATCGACAACGGCCGCTCCTCATCCTCTTCTTCGGACTCTCCGTCGCGCTCGCTTCGACGATCAAGCCTACGGCCAGCGTCTTTCTTCTCCTCGCCCTGCCAACGGTCCTGGCACTCCGCAAGCGGCAGCTCCCACTCCGCGCCTATCTGGGATATCTCCTCGCCGGGTTCGCCGCCGGCATCGCATTGATCCTTGCCTATCTTCTCTACGAAAAAGCTTTAGGCGCCTTTCTCCATCTCGAATGGACCATGGTTCCGGTCTATGCGACCACAGCTTCCATGGGCTTCCGGAAGATGCTTCCGGCTATCTTCGATCCAATTCATGTACTACCGGAGGTGGCAATCGGCTCGCTGCTCCTCGTCGCGCTGCAACCCTCCCTCAGAAACAACCTTGACCAGCAGGTCTTACTCCTCGCCTCCGCACTGGGCGCTGCATCGTACTTCCTGCAACACAAAGGCTTCCTATATCACCGCACGCCCTTCTATTTTTTCTTCTTTCTCTGGGCCGGCTGGGTGCTTGTAGCGACGATCAGGCAAAGTTCAGCAACCTACAAATGGTTGGCTCTTGCTCTGGTCTTGTTCTCCGCCGCACTCTACCCCCGTCTCTCACGTCCAGCCCGGTGGGACAGGTGGAACGAAGGAGCGCTTCAGAGTGACCTGGTCGCCCTGCATGCTTCGGATGCGCCAGGTGAGGTGCAGTGTCTTGACGTGACCAGCGGCTGTCTCAACGTCCTGCTTCAAATGAACATCACCATGGCCACAGGCTACGTCAACGACACCGTCTTCTTCCTCGACCGCAACGATGCGCGGGTAGAACATCTGAGAGACGACTTCCTGGCACAGTTGAAGAAATCCAATCCTCGGATCATCGTCTTGACCAATGAACAGTGGCCGACCTACGGTGCTCATGGCTACGAGAAACTGCAGTTCTGGCCGCGGTTCACCGACCTCCTGGACGAAAACTACGTTCTTTCCATACAACGTGGCGGCGATGCGCAGCACGAACGCGGATACCGCATCTACCTTCGAAAAGACACTCCAGGGCGACCCCACTGA